The genomic stretch TTCGTCCGCAACACGTGTCCGCGGTACGGGCGACCGCCCAGCTCTGTAACGCGAAGACCGACGGACTGCGCGTCGGATCACACGAGTTGACCTTCGCCCCGAGCGGTGCAATCCGAGGCGGAGAATTCTATTGGGACATTGGAACCGCCGGATCCACGACCATGCTCGCCCTGAGTATCTTGCCGCTGTCGTGTTTCGCCGCAGGACCGATCCGGGCGCGCATCACCGGCGGCGTCTTTCAGGATTTCGCGCCCTCCCCCCATCACATGCAGAACGTCTTGCTACCCCTCCTCTCTCGAATGGGAGCCGACGCGCAGCTGAAGCTGTTACGGGCGGGCTACGTGCCCAAGGGATCGGGCCAAATCGAGCTTCTCGTAAAACCCGTTTCGAGCAGGCTCCACTCCCTCCACGTGATCGAACCCGGTCTGGTTACCGAGGTCGCCGGCGTTGCCTTCTCGAGCCATCTCGCGGAACAACGCGTCAGCGAGCGCATGGCCAGCTCATGCGAAAAGATTCTGAACGCGGCAGGCATCAGC from Vicinamibacteria bacterium encodes the following:
- the rtcA gene encoding RNA 3'-terminal phosphate cyclase gives rise to the protein MNSIDGSQHSGSGTIVRFAVAMAALSQSPVRIENIRAKRPTPGLRPQHVSAVRATAQLCNAKTDGLRVGSHELTFAPSGAIRGGEFYWDIGTAGSTTMLALSILPLSCFAAGPIRARITGGVFQDFAPSPHHMQNVLLPLLSRMGADAQLKLLRAGYVPKGSGQIELLVKPVSSRLHSLHVIEPGLVTEVAGVAFSSHLAEQRVSERMASSCEKILNAAGISAKIACVDDGLALQPGASLAIWAESSTGCLLGGDRAGARRRRSETIGHTVARRFLEDLRSGATVDRYLADQLIFFGAPAEGTTDYIVPALTDHVVTNLWLAEQFGARVEREGLRVRIEGLGLQI